The sequence GACGTGGCGAAGATgatagatatatgtatatatttcgTATATATCTCAATTAAACCGTGTACACATGTCTAACTGTGTGTACTCTGATATTCATTCGAGATTCAAACTTGACccgattaaaattagttcaactCATTTAATACCTTGATCATATATTTAGTAACCCTTAATCacgattaatatttaattaacttaaaacagGATAtgagttactacattctccacaactttaagaaatttcgtcctcgaaatttcaGTCTGGGTCACAATcaaggaattaaacatgcaaGTGTATTCATCACAAGTACTGTACATGCCAAACGTATATTCAAAAGATACTATACATATCAGTGGAATATACATCAAACAATTCAGGGTGTTtcgctcgcatacgactctcgagatcccaagtcgcttcttctaCACCTCTGCATTGCCATTGAACCATGACTAAtagtatagtcttgttccggaGTACTTTCTCTTTCCTGTCAAGAATTCGGAGTGGTATTTCCACGTATGACAGATCAGGTTCAAGCTGCACGTCAGTCGGATGTATCACATGCGACTCGTCAGCGATATATTGCCAAAGCAATGACACATGgaatacgtcgtgaatactggagaGATATGGCGGTAATgtcaaacgataagcaacatctctgatcttctccagaatctgaAATGGACCAATTTACCTAGGTGATAACTTACCTTTCAAACCAAACCTCattaccttcctgaaaggtgaaaCTCGAATAAACACATGCTCACCAGGCTTGAACTGCAATGGCCTATGATGAACATTAGCATAACTATCCTGTCTATCCTGGGCAGCTTTGATTCTCcacttgatcaaatctaccttgtctgcAACCTGTTGTATCAACTCTGgcccctcgacttgtcgttctcctaccttatcccagaataatggagtacgacatcaTCGCCTATACAGTGCCTCAAAGGGTGCCATGTCAATACTGcgatgataactattattgtaggaaaattctaccaaaggtaactgatcctgccatgACAAGCCAACATACATAACAGATGCTCTCAGAATATCTTCGAGTGTACGTATCGTCCattctgactgtccatcagtctccatatgatatgcagtactcaaactcaaagtagtacccaatgcctgctgaaaactaccccaaaatcgcGAGGTAAAACGTGGATCCCTGTCACTGACTATACTCAATGGAATgtcatgtaatcgcactatctcctagATATATAAatgtgtcatgcgatcatatgAATACTCTCtattgtaaggaatgaaatgtgtaGATTTCGTCAAATGATccacaacgacccagatagcatcacactgacgtgaggtcatgggcaagtgggtaacaaaatccatagtcacattctcccacttccactcgaGAACCTCTAAATTCTGTAATAAACCACCTGGTCGTTGATGTTCCGCCATGACTTGCTGACATACAAGGCATTTAGGGACAAACTggtacacacttcgcttcatttccttccaccaaaatctagATCGCAAGTCcctatacattttcatgcttccaggatgaactgtcAATCGGCTTCTGTGAGCtagagaaagaatatcattccttaGTTCCATATCATCAGGAACCACCACTTGCTTAGACAAACACAGTAAACCATCAGATTggtaatgaaatccagatgtataacctccattggctagacgtgccaatcttTGGGTCTTAACATCAGAAATATGAGCATCTCTAATCCTTgagtacaaagctggctcaaaCAAAACTgtatacaaacgaattccaCTCTtttctttcttgtgcttgagcgtgaAACCAAGAGAACAACAttcctgaatcatatgagataaatcactagtctgaagtgtaGAAAGTCTTACCTTCCGACTCAGGGCAtcaacagtaagattagcagaaccaggatgatacttaatctcgcagtcatagtccttcaataagtccatccaacgtctctgtctcatcttcaactccgcctgagtaaacaaatatttcaaactcttgtgatctgtAAGTATCTCAAACTtatcgccatacagataatgcctccaaatcttgagagcaAATATAATGGAAgccaactcgagatcatgtactggataattcacTTCGTGCGTCTTCAAATTTCGAGATTCATAAGCTATCACATGTCCATGTTGTGTGAGTACACATCCTAACCCTTGACCAGAGGCATCCGTATACACAACATAACCTCCCGATCTAGATGGTaaagctaacacaggtgcagtagtcaGACGTCTACGCAACTTTCAAAATGATTTctcacactctgaggaccacttAAAAGAAATATCTTTCCGGGTAAGTTGTGTTAAAGGCCAGgctaactgtgcaaaattcttgatgaaccgacggtaatagcCAACTAGACCTAtaaaactgcgaatctcagccaccgttgtcggacgagaccagttcagcactgcctcaaccttactcggatccacaGATATTCCTTCCTTGGATATAACATGACCAAGAAATATGACCCGGTCAATCCAGAACTCACATTTGCTCAACTtagcatatagctgcttatcccGTAGCGTATGCAATACAATtctcagatgttgtgcatgctcatctcTATCATGAGAATAAACCAGAATATCGTcgatgaagacgatgacaaatttATCCAGATAATCTTGAAATACTCTTttcattgaaagagtgggtgtccggtgagccaacttgtggctaagggctttgatgactctttgtataaacaatcttttgtttaatataatttacacttttattaatggcaatgactttatctttcttcatattgttatattgtgatatactattgttgttttgataaagaccttgaatatactatagtgtatgtaagatgtggtagaacatggagatgtctatcatgaaacacatcttatagtcactgtatattctaaactgttcctagtcgattgagccgtccgataataaggataagtatcgctcgagtttgagacaagaatttgcgatgcagagtaccacgtttcattggtaaggaacatagagatgttcgaagcatgcaaatggatattcatacgatgaatgatcgaactaccctatccggactttccaagtggttatcacttatcgagtggataaagtccgcggttttggttgtacaccattagtccttactaattgaaacatcattgagactctatatgctagtactgtgctttgactcgtttaccgactctattggggtcatcaggtgtcgggattgggtacagttacaacacatataggagtcgatactttgttgtcaaggattcaccacatacttgcgagtgtgtatatcctatgcgatctgagaagatattagtgtgacgaatctctagccagagtacatgatgtgttttaagaaatggtttcttagtaacacatgcgatgtcactatttgatcttcaagatgtattgcatagttatcgaatctcgaacgactctcgatataccaatggttgttgattcaatcgggatatttggatgaagggaccgtactgtacgctaaccaaaatctattggttcttgtaggcactatcagtgatacctaggaaatcatggggcgatgttgctaggcgctcttaccatgattcgatgggtaagtcggaaattgttgttccgagtcacaaggagttgtgagcccacggctagctgtatccctaaaccattgagggtcacacagagtaatggatttttaatccccgttgagatagttaaatttaaagagttaaatttaatgaacaaagaagttggacttcttaattatgagtagatgagtaagatttcctaaaatgacatagggatgggcatttttggaaatcactgaattcggattcagaaaaatttatcttgactttaaaaggtgtagaaatggtttctgtgcacattggtgaaatcggtttatcaatcggagtcacgatgaattttatattaatttctgaacatgcgggctttgcttgtcgggcttgaacttatgactaatgggccataagctgttagtggcctacattataaataagttattgcagtacagaaattacacacaacatgtcacaattttcgaaaaccctagtatttttctctcaatagtggccgcccgcTTTCTCCcttctgctcggaaaatccagtctgtgaattttgatttacattctggtttaacggatcaaattcgttaatctcttcgtagaaacttctgatagattttctagtgcaatctatcagagggattaaatatccgttcgtggacctgattgaagaacagttcgtccatcagttccagggatatacaacaagagaagagcaatctgttggtgtccataatctcgcttcgagattggaggtaaaaatttataatcgttatttaatttttacacacacacaatttaatcgtaaggttgatacccattatggaattgttccatataaaatttttaaacttccgctgcaccgggtatcaatcctgattgatctgatcgcctcGTTTTCCaacattggtatcagagccaggttgctcagatcaagcgattaaattaatcgattgtacaaaaatttttaagcctcggtttttgaaacaaaataaatattttaaaaataaaaagaaaaaaattttcgggcaaaaacccgggcagcgattggatcgctgcccagcgcagcgctgggcgctgtccatgggcagcgatgtgatcgctgcccagggcagcgcacgacgctgccctaggggcagccgggctgcccggcccgaccccattagggcgcgggcagcccgggaatgtcccaagcggcccgcgggaaaaaattaattttttaatttttaaattaaattttaatatgttaaaattccatttttggtccgatcgaaaattgtttttgattggtccacgaggcgtcggatcgaattgttcgaatccgaaaattttaaaattgatttttggataaatttgaatttttggaaaatttaaatattttatccgttaaattgaattttgaaattaattatttttggtacaattgatgataagatatgatcttatggatatattgagtaaaatatgattttatgtataaaattggattttatagataaaatatgattttatttgataaaaagataaaatatgattttgtatgtaaaataagattttatatatgaaatatgattttatccttttaaatttaaattgccattgcatgttatccaataaattaattttgaattaaatgttattggataaggatgatcgattgccatgaccaattttgtaggtgtatgttaggaatttacatttgtttttattgttgttggatttattaatgggcctggtttatggcccaatatgaattgtcatatgtaataaaagtgggcttggtttatggcccgttcccaccccttaaaaatgtatcccctacttgtcattgttatttattgtaaatacattagatttagtgggagatgaagatttgaagacggaggtgggcccagcagacaataaagacgaagaaatgtaaattggaagctcaatgtaataggattgaattgcatactgcatattacctaggattggactaagactcgtgattggaaaccacgggtcgattagaaatggaatcgatcatcctatataatatgtgatattattgttgtatgcatgttttagacaaaattgtgtgaatccggcaaacatacaaaaattttaaaaattatgagacaaattttcataattaaaatccctcattttaaatatgatttaaaattgatatcaagataaataaaggaaatttaaatttgtttaaatgttcctaccttccatcaacgatcaatgtatgagatgctacccgcggatacggtccggctcatattattgggggggcccgttcgtcgaaaagctgtacattggatcgacacatgttgtaagttgggtggaactcccatgggatcggctcatattattgggggatccacatggcgaccgtccatcacaacttaatattgatgggtcattttgacatgtcacaataatcggcgtcatattattgggcccttattggacatgaggtaaatacatggaggttgctttggaagcaattgggctctaccttttgaaaattatggttggctgatattattcgggaccatagtttgtcaattgaactccatgttctcactaaggaaaacagtttcccgttttttactagagggtagtgaaatcgttaaaatagtgggagtgagattcataaaataaatttcgcctattttatgtcttagtaaattgcttaaacaatcactgatatttgtctgtttcttttcagtatttcataaagatgaattcgcgtaatccacttttctcgatcctcgaacaaaataagttgactggcgcaaactatacggaatggttccgtaagttgaagattgtcttgacttcggagaagatgctctacgtgttagaaaaatctcctccgaaggaagcaccagctgacataagtccggaagagttagccaaacttgatacatggtgggaccatgatatcaaggccaaatgctatatgcaagcctcgatgtctgatgaactccagaggcgatttgaggacaccgtgaatgctgctgacattcacatacaactcaaggaacgttttggggctcaatcgagggctgaaaggttcgctactataaaggagctaatgacgtgtcgcatgcgtgaagggacttcggtccgtgatcatggggtacgagtgatttggctcatacagaagttggtaacccttgatttggtgttggagcatgaactcaatgtggacttactacttctgtctcttccttcttcgtttgacggatttgtggtgaatttcaatatgaacaagatagaggcctcccttgaagagatggtcaatatgcatgtgacatatgaatccacattaaagaaggataaaccggctttcttggtgggctcctcttcttctgctaagaaggggccaagtacaaagggtaagaaacgttctgccccacccaagaaaatcgaacccgagaagaagtacaagacaaaggcttcaaacatggaaaaatccaaggatgtttgccattactgcaagaagcccggtcattggaagcgtaactgcaaggaatatctagagcagttgcgaactgcgaagggtatgttctatattgaaataaatgtttcacttaatactacttcttgggtattggataccggatgtggatctcatatttgtaatgatttgcaggtgatgacaagaagtcgcaggcttagaatgggtgagacccagctgaggctcggaaatggttccagagttgaagctaaagctgtgggagatatttatttaattttgcagaacggttttaagttacttttgagagatgttttatttgttccggatttgattaaaaacattatttctgtttctatgcttgatagagatggttattcttgcaattttgtgaatgagatttgcaatatttacaagaatgaatgtttgattggaaatggacaacttgaaaacgatctatacaacttaaaactaaaagacgttccaataaattatgttgataaaccggcaacaacaaacaaaaggaaaatcgatagccaaaacccggcaaacctttggcatgctaggctaggtcatatttcctcaaggaggatgaacaagctagtgggagagggcatgtttgatatgtctgatattaactctctacctacttgtgaatcctgcctaaaagggaaaatgactaaatctccttttaaggggaaacctgagcgtagtcaaaatctgttggatttgatccatacagatgtttgtggtccatttagagttggtactcaatatggtcacacctacttcattacctttactgatgattattcaaggtatgggtatttatatttaatgaaatataagtctgaagcatttgaaaagttcaaagaattcaaggctgaagtagaaaacaagctaggtaaaagtattaaagcacttcgatcggatcgaggtggagaatacttaagtaccgagtttttggactacctaaaagagaatgggattctttctcagtggactcctcctatgacgccacagctgaatggtgtatcggagcgtcgtaatcgaactttgttggacatggtttgatccatgatgagcttcactgagcttccaccttcgttttggggctatgcgcttgaaacggcggtattgttgttgaacaacgtccacactaaagcagtggataaaacaccatacgagttatggaatggcaaagctcctaagtattcgtacttgaggatttggggatgtcctgcttacgtgaagcggacagtgggagataagttggatagtcgatccagcttatgttattttgtagggtatccgaagaattcaatcggatattatttctattatcctgctgaaacaaaggtgtttgtttcaaggaatgccaccttcttggagaaggagttcttattggataagaaaggcgagatgatggaactcgaagaaattcgagaagaacccgaaatacaaaataacgatcctacacctcaggaaccattgatagacacgcctgtacctagaagatccgagaggacttctagacctcctattcgatatggtcttcttcttgaaggggatcaagatgaacccgatgttggatgtgatccaagaaacttcaaggaagcaatttctgatgcggattcaaatttatggcttgaagctatgcagtcggaaatagattcgatgcatacaaaccaagtttggtctttagtagatcctcccgatggaattgttccaatagggtgtaaatggatctacaagagaaagcttgggcctgatggtaaggtattgaccta comes from Henckelia pumila isolate YLH828 chromosome 4, ASM3356847v2, whole genome shotgun sequence and encodes:
- the LOC140862784 gene encoding uncharacterized protein — encoded protein: MKRVFQDYLDKFVIVFIDDILVYSHDRDEHAQHLRIVLHTLRDKQLYAKLSKCEFWIDRVIFLGHVISKEGISVDPSKECCSLGFTLKHKKEKSGIRLYTVLFEPALYSRIRDAHISDVKTQRLARLANGGYTSGFHYQSDGLLCLSKQVVVPDDMELRNDILSLAHRSRLTVHPGSMKMYRDLRSRFWWKEMKRSVYQFVPKCLVCQQVMAEHQRPGGLLQNLEVLEWKWENVGERQVEGPELIQQVADKVDLIKWRIKAAQDRQDSYANVHHRPLQFKPGEHVFIRVSPFRKILEKIRDVAYRLTLPPYLSSIHDVFHVSLLWQYIADESHVIHPTDVQLEPDLSYVEIPLRILDRKEKVLRNKTILLVMVQWQCRGVEEATWDLESRMRAKHPELFDVYSTDMYSIF